The proteins below are encoded in one region of Deltaproteobacteria bacterium:
- a CDS encoding ABC transporter ATP-binding protein encodes MSPLLKTDKLTKYFGGVKALDGVDMEVRRGIIQSIIGPNGAGKTTFFNVVSGVLRPSGGEVVFDGERISESPPHRIASRGLTRTFQNLQLFSEMTVLENVMVGMHLRSKSGIFSSALKLPSAIREERAIRERSMYWLRFVGLDGGWEKIASSLPFGRQRVLEMARALASEPRLLMLDEPAAGLNNRETQDLAELIVRIKNADITILLVEHDMDLVMEVSEHVMVMDQGKLIAEGDPEAIRKDEKVLKAYLGVE; translated from the coding sequence ATGAGCCCCTTACTCAAAACAGATAAACTGACGAAGTATTTTGGCGGTGTCAAGGCTCTCGACGGGGTGGACATGGAGGTGCGCCGTGGGATTATCCAGTCGATCATCGGTCCTAACGGCGCCGGCAAAACTACTTTTTTTAACGTGGTATCCGGTGTTTTGCGGCCTTCCGGCGGCGAGGTCGTTTTTGACGGGGAGAGGATTTCGGAGAGCCCGCCCCACCGGATCGCCTCCCGCGGGCTTACGAGGACCTTCCAGAATCTCCAGCTTTTCTCCGAGATGACGGTTCTGGAAAACGTGATGGTGGGAATGCACCTTCGATCGAAGTCGGGAATTTTCTCGTCGGCGCTGAAGCTGCCGTCGGCGATCAGGGAAGAACGTGCCATCCGGGAACGGTCCATGTATTGGCTCCGGTTCGTCGGCCTCGATGGGGGATGGGAAAAGATAGCATCCAGCCTGCCGTTCGGCAGACAGAGGGTCCTCGAGATGGCAAGGGCCCTGGCCTCGGAACCTCGCCTCCTCATGCTGGACGAGCCGGCGGCCGGCCTGAACAACAGGGAAACGCAGGACCTTGCTGAATTGATTGTGCGTATCAAAAACGCAGACATCACTATTCTCCTGGTGGAACACGATATGGACCTGGTGATGGAGGTTTCCGAACACGTTATGGTAATGGACCAGGGAAAGCTTATCGCCGAGGGCGATCCCGAGGCTATCCGCAAGGACGAAAAGGTGCTTAAGGCCTACCTCGGGGTTGAGTAA
- a CDS encoding ABC transporter ATP-binding protein, whose amino-acid sequence MLRVRNITTYYGRIQILKGVSIHVGEGEVVALIGANGAGKTTLINAISGLLKVRSGTIKLRDKEIHNRSPEKIVRGGISQVPEGRLVFSPLTVEDNLKLGAYIRYRSGEKDEIAQSLEEAFALFPLLKERKSQQAGTLSGGEQQMLAVARALMARPKLLLLDEPSLGLAPIVSAEIFRVILRLRESGVTVLLVEQNAHAALAIADRGYVLETGTVVLQDSADRLLENREVQRAYLGKGKKEIWDAD is encoded by the coding sequence TTGCTGAGGGTCAGGAACATTACCACATACTATGGACGCATCCAGATCCTCAAGGGGGTTTCCATCCACGTGGGGGAGGGGGAGGTCGTCGCCCTCATAGGGGCCAACGGAGCAGGCAAGACAACATTGATCAATGCAATAAGCGGGCTGTTGAAAGTCCGGAGCGGGACGATTAAACTGAGGGATAAGGAGATCCACAATCGTTCACCGGAGAAGATCGTGCGTGGAGGAATTTCACAGGTTCCGGAGGGCCGGCTGGTTTTCTCCCCCCTCACCGTGGAAGATAATCTTAAACTGGGAGCATATATCAGATATCGTTCCGGGGAAAAGGATGAGATCGCCCAGAGCCTGGAAGAGGCCTTCGCCCTGTTCCCTCTCCTTAAAGAACGAAAATCGCAGCAGGCCGGGACTTTAAGCGGAGGGGAACAGCAGATGTTGGCGGTTGCCAGGGCCCTTATGGCACGGCCGAAACTCCTGCTGCTTGACGAACCTTCCCTGGGGTTGGCGCCGATCGTTTCAGCAGAGATCTTCAGGGTTATTTTACGGCTGAGGGAAAGCGGTGTTACGGTCCTCCTGGTGGAGCAGAACGCCCACGCCGCTCTGGCGATAGCCGATCGTGGCTATGTCCTGGAGACCGGGACCGTCGTGCTTCAGGACAGCGCCGACCGATTGCTGGAGAACCGGGAGGTCCAGCGGGCATATCTGGGCAAGGGGAAGAAGGAGATCTGGGACGCCGACTGA
- a CDS encoding phenylacetate--CoA ligase, translating into MNKQRIWNESAEKMSRDELEQLQLERLQSTLNRVYRNVRFYQRRFDDPGLQPSDIRTMDDLEKIPFTTKDDLRENYPYGMLAVPLREVVRIHSSTGTTGKPTVICYSRNDLEKWSELVARILTSGGVTRDDVVQIAFGYGLFTGGFGLHAGAEKIGASVIPVSSGNTRKQLMIMEDYRTSALVCTPSYALFISEVMEENSIDIGRLSLRYGLFGSEPWSEKMRSEIEGKLGIIATDNYGLSEVMGPGVAGECHAKSGLHFNEDHYLPEIIDPDTGKRLPRGEVGELVITTITNEAMPLIRFRTRDLTRLYVDDCPCGRSLIKIEKVKGRSDDMIIIKGVNIFPSQVEAVLSQFEGVTPHYQIVLSRDGALDSMEVLVEVTEAFFFDEMKRQRDILDRIKDDLRSALGLGVAVKLVEPKTIERFQGKAKRVVDKREI; encoded by the coding sequence ATGAATAAACAGAGGATATGGAATGAATCCGCCGAAAAGATGTCTCGCGATGAGCTGGAACAACTCCAGCTGGAGAGGCTTCAATCCACCCTGAACCGGGTTTACAGGAACGTAAGGTTCTACCAGCGTCGTTTCGACGACCCGGGTCTCCAGCCGTCCGACATCCGGACCATGGATGATCTGGAAAAAATCCCATTTACAACCAAAGACGACCTGCGCGAGAACTATCCGTACGGGATGCTCGCGGTTCCCCTCAGGGAGGTTGTCCGTATCCACTCTTCGACCGGGACCACCGGCAAGCCGACCGTTATCTGTTATTCACGCAACGACCTGGAGAAGTGGAGCGAACTGGTTGCCCGTATCCTCACCTCCGGCGGCGTCACCAGGGATGATGTGGTCCAGATCGCCTTCGGATACGGCCTTTTTACGGGGGGGTTCGGACTGCACGCCGGGGCCGAGAAGATCGGCGCCTCGGTTATTCCCGTCTCCAGCGGCAACACAAGGAAGCAGTTGATGATCATGGAGGATTACCGGACCTCGGCCCTTGTATGCACCCCGTCCTACGCCCTTTTTATCAGCGAGGTGATGGAGGAAAACAGTATCGACATCGGTAGGCTCAGCCTTCGTTACGGCCTTTTCGGCTCAGAGCCATGGTCCGAAAAGATGAGGTCGGAGATCGAGGGCAAACTGGGGATAATCGCCACCGACAACTACGGTCTTTCCGAGGTCATGGGCCCGGGTGTGGCGGGGGAGTGCCACGCGAAATCCGGCCTTCACTTCAACGAGGACCACTACCTCCCTGAAATTATTGATCCGGATACAGGTAAACGCCTGCCCAGGGGCGAAGTCGGGGAACTTGTGATCACCACCATCACCAACGAGGCGATGCCCCTGATCCGGTTCAGAACCAGGGACCTCACACGCCTTTATGTTGACGATTGTCCATGCGGCCGCTCCCTGATAAAGATAGAGAAGGTGAAAGGCAGATCCGATGATATGATCATCATCAAAGGGGTGAACATTTTTCCGAGCCAGGTCGAGGCGGTGCTCAGCCAGTTCGAAGGTGTTACTCCCCACTATCAGATCGTCCTGTCGCGGGACGGAGCCCTGGATTCGATGGAGGTTCTCGTAGAGGTCACGGAGGCCTTCTTTTTCGACGAGATGAAGAGACAACGCGACATCCTGGACCGGATAAAGGATGATCTTCGCAGCGCACTGGGCCTTGGGGTCGCCGTAAAGCTTGTGGAACCCAAAACCATCGAGAGGTTCCAGGGCAAAGCGAAAAGGGTCGTGGATAAGAGGGAGATATAA